The Actinomadura graeca nucleotide sequence GAAAGCGGCGGACGCGCTCGGCGACCGGCAGCTCACGCTCGCGCAGGACGGGCACGCCCCCCGGCGTCCGCGACGGCAACGTCGTCACGGCGGCGGGCTGCGGGCCCGCGCCGGACACCAGGTGCGCCCAGGCGGCGAACCAGTGCGGGGCGACCTCCAGCACCGGGACGGGGACGCCCGGGGGCGGCGCCCCGTCGTACGGGGTGAAGCGCAGATCGGCGTTGGCGGCGCCGGGACGCGGCAGCACCGCCAGGCCCGGCGAGGCCGGGGCCGCGGTGCGCCGCCAGAGACGCTCGGGCAGCGGCTGGACGATCGCGGCCGGCCCGGCCTGCGCCCAGCGCCGGACGGCGCGGGCGGCGCGGCCGTCCCACCAGTGCGGCCCGGAGCAGTCGCTGAGGACCAGGACGGCGTGGCGGCCGGAGCCGTCCAGCAGCGTGCCCGGATCCCGGGGCGGCGCCCCGGCGGCGGAGGAGACGCGTCCGGTGACGTCCAGGTGGCCGACGTGCACGTCGCGGAACGCGCCCTGGCGGACGAGCGCCTCAGCGAGCTCGCGGGCGAGGGGCTGCCAGAGGCGCATGGTGGGGCCGCCGTCCACGACGAGGGTCAGCGTCAGCCAGCGCTCGGGCGCGGGGACCAGGACGGGCGTCCACCGGCGCGCGCCGACGCTGTGGGCGCCGGTGTTCAGGGCGCCGGTCATGCGGGCGTCGGCGATCCGCGCCGCCGTGGCGTCCTCGTCCAGCTCCAGGCGGTGCCGCGACGGGACGCGGCGCTTCAGCGGGCGCAGCGCCCGCTGGACGCCCAGAGGGTCGGCCAGCATCGGCGCCGTCGGGACGAGGACCTCGACCGCCCCGCCCGCCGCCCCGCCCGCCGTTCCGCCCGCCGTCGCCGCCCCCCTGGCGGGACGCGGATGCAGGGCCGCCCGGGGCCGGGGGACCGGTGCAGGCCCGGGGGTGGCGGGGACCGGGGGCGGGGACGCCGCGTCCGCGGGTTCCGCGGCGGGCGGGACGGGCGCCGGTCCGGTGCGCTCCGGTTCCCCGCCGGTGGTGGGGAGGTGGCAGGCGAGCCAGAGGAGCTCGCTCATCTCCAGCGCGTCGGGCGCGCGCGGCCCGACGGCGCCGAGCACGTCCCGCAGCCGGTCAATCGTCATCCGCGGGCCCGCTCAGGTAGGGCATGACGCGGTCGGCCAGGGCCTGGCGGTCACCGGAGTCGGCGTGGCGGCACAGGTAGACGGCGTTGAGGAGCTGGTCGGTGGCCAGCGTGCCCGACGAGGAGCGCTCGAAGAAGCGGCGGACGAGGTCGTCGCTCTGGTCGGCGAGGGGGCCGAGGTGCTCGCGGACGATCGCGGCCAGCTCGGCCTCGCCCGCGGGCTGCCGCAGGTCCACGCGGACGCAGCGGCGCAGGAACGGCGGCGGGAACTCGCGCTCGCCGTTGCTGGTCATCACCACCAGCGGGAACGCGCGGCAGCGGACGGTGCCGCCGGTCACCGCGACGCGCGGCCCGTCGGCGGTCATCACCTCGGCGGACGGGTCGGCGCGGCGGACCAGCTCGGGGATCTCGTACTCGCCCTTCTCGAAGATCGTGAGGAGGTCGTTGGGCAGATCGATGTCGCTCTTGTCGATCTCGTCGACGAGCAGGACGCGCGGGCGGCCGTAGGGGAGCAGGGCGGTGCCGAGGGGGCCGAGCCGGATGTAGCGGCCGACGTCCTCGTCGGCGGGCGCGCCCTCGCGGCCCGCCGCGTACAGGCGGGTCAGCGGGTCGTACTGGTAGAGGCCGTCGCGGAGGGTCGTCCGGCTGGTGATGGGCCAGTGCAGGACGGGCCCGAGGCCGAGCTCGTGGGCGACCGCGTAGGCGAGGGTGGACTTGCCCGTGCCGGGCGGGCCCGTCACCAGCAGCGGGCGGCGCAGGTACAGGGCCGCGTTGACCTGCTCGACGGCGTCCTCGGACGGGCGGTACGTCGTCGCCGAATGCGCGTTCCCCGACGGGCCGGGCGGGAAGGGCAGGAGGGGGCCGCCGTCGAACGCCCGCCAGGGCGGGGGCGGCGGCAGGCGGTCGACGCCGTCGTGCGGGCGCCGGCTCCCGGTGTAGAGCAGCCAGTCGGGCACCTATACCTCCATGGCGAGCGGGGGATCGGGGAGCCGGGACGGGTCGTCCCACAGCAGGGTGAGGTCGCGGCCGCAGTGCGGCTGGTCGTGGGGCGCCGAGAGCGCCTTCTTGCGCAGGGCCAGCGCGACCCTCGGCAGGTCGCCGGGGTGCTCGCGCTCGACCGCGGCGGCCAGGTCGTCCAGGAGCCGGTGGTTCCGGCAGGTGGCGTGGTCGGGCGCGTCGCAGGCGGTGCGCGTCCAGAGCATCACCGGGACGCCGTTGTTGAGCGCGGCGGCGAGCCTGCTCCGCACCGGCCGGCATCCGTAGACCAGGACGCAGTAGTCGTCGTTGGCCTCCAGCCAGTCCTGGAACTCGGCGCCCTTGCGCGTGTCGTCGCAGCCGATCCGCTGCGGCTCGCTGCGCCCGCGCTCGTACAGCAGCCGCCACCGCAGCCGGGCCTGGTCGCGGCGGATCGAGTCGGGGCGCAACCGGTCCACGTCCCGGACGACGACCGGGTACTTCCGCATCGCGATCTTCTTGACGCGGTCGACGTGCCAGGTCTCGAACGGCTTGCTCAGCCAGGTCTCCGGGACGGCGAACTCGATCATCCAGTCGCGGTCGACGACGGCGTGCAGCGAGCGGGCCACGCTCGTCTCGACGGCCGTCCGCACCTGCCGCTCCCGCACGCGCTCGGTCCGCTGCGAGGGGCCCTCGGCGCCGTCGATCCAGGTGTGCACGGTGACGTCGAAGGCGTTGCCGAACGTCACCCGCTCCAGCCGGACGATCAGCGACGCGAGCGCGGACGCGGTGTCCGCGCGGGGCGGGCCAGGGGCGGGGCGCAGATGGCGTGCCGTCCAGGTGTCGAGGTGGTGGCGCCGGGGCCCGGGCAGGTGGCGTCCGAGCGTCCCGAGGTAGCGGGTGAGCCGGTCTTCGGGAAAGCCCTCGGCGACGAGCCGCACCGAGTCCCACGCCGAGCGGGGCGCCTCGACCGGGGGCCGGCCGGTGACCGCGCCGAGGTCGCGGGCGAGCGGCGCGGTGAAGGGGACGCCGTCCAGCAGCGTCCGCAGCTCGCGGCGCGCCGGGGAGGTGAGCCAGCCGAGCGGCAGGAGGTCGTCCAGTTCCTCCCAGTACAGCCTCATCCGGGAGATCGGCAGCATCCAGCCGAGGGAGGCGCGGCGGTCGCGGCCGAGCTCGGCGTTGGTCACCATGCCGATGACCTCCCCGGTGGCCTCGTCGTGGACGGCCGACCCGCTGAAGCCCTCCTCCAGCCAGTGGCCGGGGAGCGTCCGCAGCTCCCACCACTCGCGCCGCATGCGCTGGTGCGGGCTCGTCGTGACCGACGCGTACCGCTCCCCGTCGTCCTTGCGGTTCGGGAAGCCGCAGGCGGTGAACGCGTGGCCGCCGGCCGTCCGGGCGGGCAGGTCCGCCGGTCCCGCCAGCCGCGCGGGCGCGTACGGGACGGGCTCGTGCAGTTCGAGGACGGCGACGTCGCCGGGGTCGCCGGCGCGGTCCCAGCCGCCGCGCGCGACCACCGAGGCGGGCAGGTCCTCCAGCAGCCCCGGGAACCCGACGCGCGCCTCGTCCAGGCCGTGGAGGGTGTGCGCGCAGGTCACCAGCGTGGTCGGGGTCACCAGGAACGCGGCGCCGAGCTTGCGCCCCGCCGGATGGCCGACCCAGGCGCGCCACTCCCAGTCGTCCACCGTGCGGCCACTCCAGTCCGCTCGCCCGCAGCCCCCTGTCAGCCGTCAAATCTATCAAGATCACCCATTTCGGGTGGTCCGCTCCGCGGCGGGCGGCCACAGCAGGACACGGCAGGACACGGCGGTCAGCGGCCCGCGGGCTGCACCTCGGCCTCCCGCTCGGTGGGCCCCGGCTCGGCCGGCTCGGGTTCCGGCCCGGCGTCCGGCCGCCGCCCCCACGCGGTGACGGCGGCGAGGCAGGCGAACGGCAGGGCGGGCAGCAGGTACCGGTAGTCGAAGTCGGCGGTGAGCGGCGGGACGGCCAGCAGCGCCGTCCCGGTCAGCCAGAACAGCCCGGCGCCCCGCCGCGCCCGCCGCAGCAGGATCCCGGCCGCCCCCGCCAGCAGGACGGCCCCGAGCATCGTCCCGCGCACGTTCACGACGGACTGGTAGCCGCGGATCATGTCGGCGAACGGGCTCACGACCCGCGTCCGCCCCGAGCCGTGCTCGTACTCCCGCACCACCGACAGCCGGTCCCCGCCGCCGATCACCGGCAGCGGGCGCATGCGGTCGGGGCGCTCCGGGAAGCGGTACTTGTTCTCGGTGCCGGGCTGCGGGTACGGGCTGCGGCGCCAGGTGAACGTCCGGCCGAAGAAGTCGTAGGCGACGACCCGGGCGTAGTCGAGCGGCTGGTTCCCGATCGCCCACATCGCGAACCGCTGGGCCTTGTCGTTGGTTACGGGGTCGAACGGGCGCCCGTCCCTCCAGCCGGTCGGGGAGCCCGCCTCCCAGATCTGGTGGGACGAGGCGGGCCGGTCGCCCGGCGCGCCGTACGGGCACAGTGCCGCGAGGTCCGGGGGCGGCGCGAACCTGTCGCAGTCCGCGAACGCCGACGCCCGCCCCCACAGGTAGACGCCGTCGGCGCCGGTCATCGCGAAGCGCCCGTGGTCGTGGTGGAACCACGCCGCGTACCCGCCGAGCGGCAGCAGGAACGCCGCCGCGAGCGCCGCGTGCGCGGGCCACCGCGTCCGCCGGACGAGCAGGTACAGGACGGCGACCGCGATCAGCGGGACCCCGACCGTCCGGGTGACGGCCGCCAGGCCGAGCAGCGCCCCCGCGAGGCCCGCCCGCCGCCATCCCGCCGCCCCCGGCCGCGCGATCAGCAGCACGGCGCAGAACACCAGCACGGTGAACAGGGTGTCCGACAGCAGCAGGTGCTCGAGTTCGATCTGGTAGCCGTCCAGCAGGACCGGCGCGAGCGCCAGCGCCGCCCAGTGCCGCCGTACCCGGAAGTCCCGGACGAGCGCCCGGTACCCGAACGCCGCCATCGCGACGACCGCCGCGTGCTGCAACCCCGTCACCAGGTACAGGCTGTGGAACGGCTTGAGCAGCCACAGGAAGAGCCCGTACCCCTCCGACCGCAGCGGGTGCGGGAACGGCGCGTTGGCGATCCGCAGGTAGTCGTAGCTGTCGTTGAACCAGAGCGCCGGAGGGTAGCCCAGCATCGCGACCAGCCTGAGCAGGACGCCGGCGAGGAGCAGCGCCGTGAACGGCCGGTTGCCCCTGACGGCGGCCCGGACGGGCTCTGCCTTCGGCCATCTGGCCTTGGGAGGGGTTAGCAACACCGGGAACCTAACTGTGGACGTGCGGCGGGTCGAAGGCCGGCGCGGACCGCCGAGGCGACCGGTCTCCTATGCGGTTGTCGGCTACGACGGCGGCGCGGGGGAGCCGGGGAGGTGCGGGTCGCCTGCCCGCCTGGCGAGGACTCCGAGGTCCGTCGCCGCGTCCGCCCACGCAATGGCGGCGATCATAGCAGCGCAGCCCGGCCGCCCGCCCCTGCATCGCAAGTGGCGGCACCCGGACGCGGTGCCCGCCCGCGGGGACGGCGGGTGCCCGCGCGCGGGACGCGCGGTGGCGATCCCCGGCCCGCGGAGGCGGCCGTGCCCGGTCGCGGCTACTGGCCCGTGTTGGTCTGGATCTCGCTCACGACCAGCGCGACGGGCGGGGAGGTCTCGGTGCGCTCGCCGAGGTCTCCGTCGGCGGCGTCGCAGTCGGCGCCGGCGCACGTCCAGGTGACATGCCACCGGACCGTCGCGGTGATCTTGTAGGAGCCGCCGGGCTTGCCCGCCGACGACCGCCGGTAGGTGTAGTGGCAGGTCGTGCCGGCCTTGCTGCCCCCGTCGGCGCAGGTCAGCCTCTTCTCGCCCAGATCCCAGTCCACGGCGGTGGGCTGCGCCGTGGCCTGCACGGTCTGGGCGCCCGCGCTTACCGGGTCGGTGCGGACGACGTCGAAACCGTCGACCCACAGCGACGTCCGCATACGGACGTAGGTCTTGCCCTTCGGCGCGGTGTGGACGACGGGCACGGGGAACGCCTTCGCGCTCAGGGCCTCCTCCACGAGCTGGGCCGTGCTGGGCGGCGCGGCCGCCGGGGCGGGCCCGCCGTTGACCGGGACGACGCCGATGGCCTCGTTGTCGTTCAGCCCCTCGGGCGGGGGAGGCGCGACGGGGCCGCCGCCTCCGCCTCCGCCCGCGGGTCCCCGCGAGCCTCCGCCGGACCCGCCGGTGGTGTTCCTGGGGGCGCAGGTCAGTTTCTCCGGGAGCCGGCAGGGGGCCGCCTCGGCGGACGGCACGGCGGCGACGAGCGGGAGCGCCACGGCGGTCGCCGCGATCACGGCGTTCCGGCGTCGTGCGGGGGTGCGGGCGGACGCGGGGGTGTGGGCAGACATCGGATGTCCTTTGCTGAAGGCCGTCAGCATGGGCGGTCCTGGACGGTGGCGGCGACCTTCCAGGCGCCTGAGTCGTAGAGGACGGTGGAGCGGTAGAGGTACGAGCCGCCCTTGCCGCCGCCCACGCGCTTGCCCGTCGTGGCCGAGAAGCGGTAGCCGCTGAGGGTGCGCACGCAGTCGATGACGTACACCTTGGTGCCGTCGGTCGAGCGGGCGTAGACGCGGGGGTTGTGGGTGTTGGCGAAACGCCAGATCTCGCCCCTCGCCTTGGTCCTCTCGACGTCCTGGGTGACCTCGGCGAGAAGCGGGTTGACGGCGACCGTGGCGAGCTCGGCGGGGTCGTTCCTCTCGTAGACGCGCTTGTAGACGGCCTGGTAGTCGCGGTACCGCTGGAGGACCGTCTTGTACAGCTGCTCGGTGGGCTGCGCCGAGGGGGCCGCCGCGGTCGACGTGGGGGCGGCCGCCGCGCCGGTGTCGAAGGACCCTTCGGGCTTGAGGGCGCCGGAGGACGGGTGGGACGTGCCGCACGCCGCGAGCAGCGGCGCCAGTGACAGCAGCAGCGTCGCCGGTATCGGGGCGGCGCGGCGGACCCCCTGCGTGGGGGGACGTACCAACCGGGCGCGCATCGTCATCCCTGGGCGTCGGCCGACAGCGGGGCGGTATACGCGCGAAAGCTTACAGAGGCGGGTGGGGCGGGAAAAGGGATTCGTTGCGTCCCGATTGACCTCGACCGCGCTTGAGGTTGCAGGCTGGCGGCCTACGGACGGAGGACGTCATGCGTGCGGTGTGGTTGCGGGAGTTCGGCGGGCC carries:
- a CDS encoding AAA family ATPase, producing MPDWLLYTGSRRPHDGVDRLPPPPPWRAFDGGPLLPFPPGPSGNAHSATTYRPSEDAVEQVNAALYLRRPLLVTGPPGTGKSTLAYAVAHELGLGPVLHWPITSRTTLRDGLYQYDPLTRLYAAGREGAPADEDVGRYIRLGPLGTALLPYGRPRVLLVDEIDKSDIDLPNDLLTIFEKGEYEIPELVRRADPSAEVMTADGPRVAVTGGTVRCRAFPLVVMTSNGEREFPPPFLRRCVRVDLRQPAGEAELAAIVREHLGPLADQSDDLVRRFFERSSSGTLATDQLLNAVYLCRHADSGDRQALADRVMPYLSGPADDD
- a CDS encoding trypsin-like peptidase domain-containing protein is translated as MDDWEWRAWVGHPAGRKLGAAFLVTPTTLVTCAHTLHGLDEARVGFPGLLEDLPASVVARGGWDRAGDPGDVAVLELHEPVPYAPARLAGPADLPARTAGGHAFTACGFPNRKDDGERYASVTTSPHQRMRREWWELRTLPGHWLEEGFSGSAVHDEATGEVIGMVTNAELGRDRRASLGWMLPISRMRLYWEELDDLLPLGWLTSPARRELRTLLDGVPFTAPLARDLGAVTGRPPVEAPRSAWDSVRLVAEGFPEDRLTRYLGTLGRHLPGPRRHHLDTWTARHLRPAPGPPRADTASALASLIVRLERVTFGNAFDVTVHTWIDGAEGPSQRTERVRERQVRTAVETSVARSLHAVVDRDWMIEFAVPETWLSKPFETWHVDRVKKIAMRKYPVVVRDVDRLRPDSIRRDQARLRWRLLYERGRSEPQRIGCDDTRKGAEFQDWLEANDDYCVLVYGCRPVRSRLAAALNNGVPVMLWTRTACDAPDHATCRNHRLLDDLAAAVEREHPGDLPRVALALRKKALSAPHDQPHCGRDLTLLWDDPSRLPDPPLAMEV